A window from Nycticebus coucang isolate mNycCou1 chromosome X, mNycCou1.pri, whole genome shotgun sequence encodes these proteins:
- the LOC128577086 gene encoding E3 ubiquitin-protein ligase SIAH1-like, with protein sequence MSRGPDRVQPDDPSQSPPLPDTSPSSSDLRKLFECPFCFEYVLPPIVQCQCGHLVCVSCRQNLASCPTCQGPLGSIRNLAMEKVANSLTFPCKYALSGCGLTLPPTEKADHEEHCEFRPYSCPCPGVLCQWEGSLDAVIPHLMGQHDSVTVLQGETTIFLAMNINVHGTFYWVMMQSCFGLHFLVVLQKQENHPGQVRFCAILQLLATAQQAENFTYRLELKGHRRQLTWEATPQSIREGIETAMMNSDCLVFDINTAQLFAENGHLSIIVTIARY encoded by the coding sequence ATGAGCCGTGGGCCTGACAGAGTACAGCCTGATGATCCCTCACAGAGTCCACCCCTGCCTGACACGAGTCCATCCAGCAGTGACTTGAGGAAACTTTTTGAGTGTCCATTCTGCTTTGAGTATGTGTTACCACCCATCGTTCAGTGTCAATGTGGTCATCTTGTTTGTGTCAGCTGTCGCCAAAATCTGGCTTCTTGTCCAACTTGCCAGGGCCCATTGGGATCCATTCGCAACTTGGCTATGGAGAAAGTGGCCAATTCACTTACGTTTCCATGTAAATATGCCTTGTCTGGGTGCGGACTAACTCTGCCACCCACAGAAAAAGCAGACCACGAAGAGCACTGTGAGTTTAGGCCTTATTCCTGTCCGTGCCCCGGTGTCCTCTGTCAGTGGGAAGGCTCTTTGGATGCTGTGATTCCCCATTTGATGGGCCAGCATGACTCCGTTACAGTACTACAGGGAGAGACTACAATTTTCCTTGCTATGAACATTAATGTTCATGGTACTTTTTACTGGGTAATGATGCAGTCCTGTTTTGGCTTGCACTTCCTGGTGGTCTTGCAGAAGCAGGAAAACCACCCTGGTCAAGTGAGGTTCTGTGCAATTCTACAGCTGCTAGCAACAGCCCAGCAAGCGGAAAATTTTACTTACCGACTTGAGCTCAAAGGTCATAGACGGCAACTGACTTGGGAAGCAACTCCTCAGTCTATTCGGGAGGGAATTGAGACAGCCATGATGAACAGTGACTGCCTTGTCTTTGACATCAACACTGCACAGCTTTTTGCAGAAAATGGCCATTTAAGCATCATTGTAACTATTGCCCGGTATTGA